The nucleotide sequence AGCTGGAGGGTTTCTTCGTGGGTGGCGATGTCCCTGGTGCCCTCGATGATGAGGTTGCCGTTGGGAAGGATATCGGTGACCAGGCAGGTGATCTGGGTCTGGGCGGTGTGGGTCCGTTCCGTGGAACCGTCGCCCTTCATGTTGCTCTTCGAGCTGAAGCCGAAGGCCCTGATGAAGTCGAAGATGCCCACTCCGTCGGCTACGCTGTTGTTGTTCGATTTGGACACGTCGGTCTTTCCCTGGTCCTTGGTCCTGGTCCTCTCGTTCACCACCACGGTGACGATGTCGCCCACGCTGGTGGGCCGCCGGTCGGCCACCCAGTTGGACCGGTCGTCCCACAGGGAACGGGCCGTGGCCTGACCGGGGACCATCCCGAACAGAAGAAGCACCGCCGCTGCCGCTAATACAATTTTTTTCATTCTGTCTGCACCTCCACACGTCCGGGCGCTGTCGCCACCGCCTGGATGACCTTTCTGCTCTGAAGGTTCCGGACCCGGATGGTGTCTCCCAGGCATCCGGCGTCCAGGGCTTCTCCCCGGACTTCTATGCGGAACCCCGCCTTCCTGACGGAGATGATGACGGGATCCCCTCTTTGAATTATCGGCGCTGAGGACAATAAGTTGAGGGCCACGGGCTCCCCGGCGGAAAGATTTCGCCGGGCCACGGCGCCGAGAACTTCCTCCACCGAGGACGCCAGGGGCGTCGACCGGAGGACCCTGACCGCCTGGACCGTCACGTCGTCCCTGTCCAGAACCTTTCCCCGCTCCACGGGGCGGGCCGCCACCACGGCGGGGCGGCTCCAGGAGAGCCTCACCGCCAGGGACCGCTCCGTTCCCGATCCGTCGTCGTATTTCAGCGTGACCGACCCCGTTCCCGGCGCGACGGAGGGGGGGGCGACAGGAATTCCCGGAGGCACAGGCCCGAGGGGTTCGGCCTCCACCTGCCATTCCCATCCTGAAAGCCTTTTGATGACGGCGGAGAGAGACTCGTCCAGGAAAACCGCCACTTCCGGGGGCATGATGAGCTTGAGACGGATACCCCCGATCCCGTGGCCCGTCATGGCGGCCAGGAGGGCGTCCCGGGTGAGGATGCCGTTCCGGGGAACGGGAAGCGTCACGGAGCCCGCTTTCCGGACGAGTTCCGGGTCGCCGGTGAGATGGGCCGCTTCGGAGAGGAGGAAGGGATCGGAGGTTACCGCCGCGGAAGTCCCCATTTCAAGAACAAGGTCGGCGGCGGAAACAGGAGCGGGGGCGAAAGCAAGCAGGAAGGCGGCGGCCAGAAGGTGAAAAAAAAGGCGGGACCGAAGAGCATCCCGCGTTTCTTTCTTTTTTCCGTTCACGGCGGCGGCTACCTCTTGAGGCCGTTGGCGATGCGAAGCAGTTCGTCCGCCGTCTGAACTCCCTTGGAGTTCGCCTCGTAGGCCCTCTGGGCGATGATGAGGGAGACCATTTCGTCCACCACCTGGACGTTGGACATCTCGAGGACTCCCTGGTGCAGCTGGCCGAGCCCATCGGCTCCGGGAAGGCCTTCGATGGGGGCTCCGCTGGCGGGCGACTCGAGGAAGAGGTTCTTCCCCATGGCCCTCAGTCCGCCGGGATTGACGAACCGGGTCAGCTCGATCTGGCCGATTTCTTCCGCTTCTTCCTGGCCGGCGATGCGTGCCGTTACGAGTCCCTCGGGGCTGATCATGATCTCTGTGGCGTCCTCGGGGATGACGATGGCGGGTTCGAGAAGAAGGCCGTCTTCGTTGACCACCTGTCCGTCGGCGTCGACATTCCAGTTGCCCGCCCGGGTGTAGGCAATTTCGCCGTTGGGAAGAAGCACCCTGAAGAATCCGTCTCCTTCGATGGTAACGTCCAGGGGCTGGTCCGTGACCTGGAGGTTTCCCTGGCCCATGTAGCGGGATGTTCCCACCACCCGGGTTCCGAGTCCCACCTGTACGCCGTTGGGCACCATGGAGGCGGGCTCCACGGGAGCGCCGGGCTCCCGGTTGATCTGGTACAGGAGGTCGGCGAAGTCCGCCCGTTTTCTCTTGAATCCGGCGGTGTTCACGTTGGCCAGGTTGTTGGTGGTGACGTCCAGGTTGGTCTGCTGGGCGATCATTCCGCTTGCGCTTGTCCACAGGGATCTGAGCATGATATTCTCCCTCCCGCTAGCTGGTCCTGCCGAAGGACGTGATCAGCTTGCCTGTAAGTTCGTCATGGGTCATGAGGGTCTTGGACGACGCCTCGTAGGCCCTTTGGGCTTCCACCATCCGCACCATCTCCTCCACCACGTTGACGTTGGACATCTCCAGCGCCCCTGCCTCGATCCGGATCTCCTCGGCCTCAAGGGCTGCGGGAGCCCCGGAATTCTCCGTGGCCGCCAGGGTGGTCCGGCCCGCCTGGCGGAGGTAGGTGGGGTTGGGGAAGGTCACCACCTGGAGCACGTCGATGATTTCCCCGTCCGCGATGATCTGACCTCCCCCGCCGATGGACACTTCGGCCGCGTCGCCGAACTCCACAGGGCCGCCTTCGCCGAGCACTGCCATTCCGTCATGGGTGACAAGCTGCCCCTCGGCGCTGCGCTGGAAATGGCCCGACCGGGTGTAGAAAAGGCTGCCCGCGCCGTCCTGGACGGTGAAATAGCCTTCGCCCAGAATGGCGGCGTCGAGAGGGGCGTCGGTCACCTGGATGGCCCCCTCCTCGGTGCTCATGTAGGTCTCGGACATGACGTTCGCGAGGCTGAGGTCGCCGATGAGAAACTTTCCCTTGAAGCCGAGCTGGAAGGGGGCGGAGACCAGCTTGATGGCTCCGTCTTCGGAAGGCTTTTCCACACGGTCCATGAGCACTTCGGGGAAGGATTTGTTGACGGGGATGCGTTTCCGGAATCCCGACGAACTGACGTTTGCCAGGTTGTTGGCCGTCACGTCGTGCATGGTCTCCTGCACGATCATGGCTGAAGCGGCCGCATAGAGGCCTCGGTGCATGAAATTCCCTCCCGGTGGGGCCTGTAACGGAGGCGGGTCCGCCGATCCTTCCGGATCAATCCGTCCCCGCCCGACCGCCGGGGATCAGAATTTCCGTCGTCTGCCCTTTCTTTTGTTGACGAGGATGCCGCTCCTTCCCAGGGCCTGGAGCTTGTCGATCTCGGCGAGGGCCTTGCCCGTACCGAGGGCGACGCATTCCATGGGATCGTCCGCCGTGAAGCAGTTGATGCCCGTGTGCCTGGTAATGAGGTCGGGGAGGCCTCTCAGCAGCGAACCGCCGCCCGTGAGGACGATTCCCCTGTCTATTATATCGGCGGAGAGTTCGGGCGGCGTTAGCTCCAGAACATTCCGAACTCCATCAATCAGCGCCTGAACCATCTCGCCGATGGCCATGGAAACGCTGGCACTGGAGACCTCGATCTGCCTGGGAAGCCCCTGGACGAGGTCCCGTCCCTTGAGGACCATGACCGTTTCCTCCTCCTCCTGGAGGCAGGTGCCTATCATTATTTTCAGGTTCTCGGCGGTCTGTTCGCCGATGGCCAGGCTGTACTGCTTGCGGAGGTAGCGCATGATGCCCTCGTCGAAACGGTCGCCGCCGATGCGGAGAGACTTGGACACCACGATGCCCCCGAGGGAGATGACGGCGATATCGGTGGTGCCGCCGCCGATGTCCACCACCATTTTGCCCCGGGGCTCCTCCACGTTGAGATTGGCGCCTATGGCTGCCGCCATGGGCTCCTCGATGAGGTAGGCTTCCTTGGCGCCCACTTCCACGGCGGCTTCAAGGACCGCCCGGCGCTCCACGTCGGTGGCGCCCGACGGGACACAGATCATGACCCGGTTGCGGAAAAAGCGGCTGAAGCCCCGCTGGACTCTGCGCATGAAGTGGTGCAGCATGGCCTCCGTCATGGTGTAGTCGGCGATGACGCCGTCCCGCAGCGGGCGGACCGATGTTATGCTTCCCGGCGTGCGGCCCACCATGTTCTTGGCCTCGTAGCCCACGGCGAGTATTTTCCCGGTATCAAGGTCCACGGCCACCACGGAGGGTTCCCTCAGGACGATACCCTTGTTTTTTACATAAATAAGTACGGTTGCTGTTCCAAGGTCTATTCCGATATCCGTTCCAAACACGGCGTCTTCCTCCTTTGGACGACGAAAAGCATGTTTCGGGGGGTCCCCACGGCTCCCCTTTCCGGCAAATTTCTCCGGATTTGAAAAACGACTGGTCTATTCTACCCTGTACGGGCCAAATGGGGTACCCTCCCCATAGCTCACTTTCCACAAGTACAAACCCTCGGCGGGTGCTGTCATGGCCGAGTTTTCCCTGGCCTGCCCCCCGAGAAGGCCCTTCAGCCATTCTACGGATTTTTTTCCCCGCCCCACGGCGTTCAGGTTGCCCGCCATGATGCGGACCATGTTGGTGAGAAAGGCGTTTCCCCGGACGGTGAACACGGCGAGACGGCCCTTTCTCGTGACCGAGGCGGTGTGGATGGTGCGCACCGTCCGTTCCGGGCATTCGGCCGTCTTGCAGAACGCCCGGAAGTCATGGTCGCCTTCGAAAAGGGCGCAGGCCCGGCGGACTTCCTCGAAATCCCACCGGAAACGGTTCCACCAGACCCGTCCGTGGAGAAAGGGAGGCAGGGCGTTTCCGTGCCAGATGAAGAAGCGGTATTCCCTCCAGAGGGCATGCCGCCTGGCGTCGAATCCCGGGAGTACCCGGGCGGCCTCGAGGACGGCGATGTCCGGGGGAAGGCGGAAGTTGACCGCCAGGACGAGTTTATCGGGCCGCCATTCCTTTTCCAGTTCAAAGGAGATCACCTGGCCGCAGGCATGAACCCCCGCGTCGGTGCGACCGGCAGCGGTGACGGTGACGGGTTTTCCCTCGAGAGCGGCAAGGCTCTCCTCGATTTTCTCCTGGACGCCTGTACCCATGGCCTGGCGCTGCCATCCGGAATATGCCGTACCCATGTAGCCGACCCGGGCTGCGTAGCGCATCAGGCGAGACTCCGGTCGATAGTGACGAGGAGAATGACCACGGCGGGAACCAGGAGCAGGGCCGCCGTATCGGCCGCCTTCCAGGCGAGGGGGGACATGCGGGTCCTGCCCGTTCCGCCCCGGTAGCACCGGGCTTCCATGGCCACGGCGAGGTCTTCCGCCCGCTGGAAGACGATGACGAACAGGGGGATCAGCACCGGGAGGAAGGCCTTCAGCCGCTTCCACAGGCCGCCCCGGTCGAAGGAGGCGCCCCTGGCGAGCTGGGCTTTCATGATGCGGTCCGTCTCGTCGAGGAGGGTCGGGATAAAACGGAGGGCTATGGTCATCATCATGGCCAGTTCGTGGGCCGGAAAGCCGAACCGGGCGAAGGGGGAAAAGAGCCGTTCCAGCCCGTCGGCCAGCTCCATGGGCCTGGTGGTCAGGGTGAGGAATGAGGCGAAGAGCACGAGGAACAGAAGGCGGAGCCCCATGTAGGCGGCAAGGATAAGACCTTCACGGGATATGGTGACGATGCCGAGGGAGACGAGGGGCGTCCCCGAGGTAAAGAAAATATGAATGGAGGCGGTGAAAAGCACCAGGATAAGGACGGGTTTGGCCGACCGCAGGACGAGCCGGAAGGGAAGGCGGGCCCCTGCGGTCAGGCACGCGAGAAGGACCCCCCACACGGAAAAGACGGCGGGGTGCTTCGCGAGAAAAATACCGGTCAGCAGGACGAGGACGGCTATGATCTTGCACCGCGGGTCGAGGCGGTGCACCGGTGATTCCGACGGAACGTACTGGCCGAAGGTGAGATGGTTGAAGAATTTCATTTCTGACTCCCGAAAAGGGCGGATTTGATTTCTTTCCAGTTCCAGGTGAGGGGGACATTTTTTCCCCGTTCCCGGAGGGCGGCGGACAGGGCGGCGATCTCTGGAAGCTGCAGCCCCGGCACAGGATGGGTGCGGAGATGGTCCAGCACCGCGGCAGGGGTGTCGCAGACGATCCGGCGGCCCCCGTCCAGCACAAGGATGCGGTCGCTCATCTGGAGAGCGATGTCCAGGTCGTGGGTAACCAGCAGGATGCCCATTCCTTCGTTCCGGAGTCCGGACAGGAGGCGGGTGAGTTCCTTCCTTGAAAAGGAGTCGAGGCCGGCGGTGGGCTCGTCGAGCACGAGGTAGTCCGGCCGGGAGGACAGGACGGAGGCGATGGCGGCCTTCCGTTTTTCTCCCCCCGAGAGGTGGAAAGGGCTTCTTCCGAGGCATCCCTCGTCAAGACCGACCTGGGCGGCGGCGGCCGAAACCCGGCCGGGGATGTCTTCCTCGGGAACACCCCAGTTGCGGGGTGCGAAGGCGAGTTCATCGCTGACCGTTTCAGCGAAGAGCTGCTGTTCGGGGTACTGGAACACCAGGCCCACCTTCCGGCGGATTTCCCGGAGGCTCGGGCTTTTTTCCTTCACTTCAAGTCCATCGATGAAGATCTTCCCCTCCATGGGCAGGAGAATGCCGTTCAGGTGCTGGGCGAGAGTAGACTTGCCGCTTCCCGTATGGCCCACCACGGAAAACCATGTGCCTGCGGGAAATTCGAAGGAGATGTCCCGGAGGGCGCGGGTTTCGAGGGGGGTTCCCGGGTGATAGGTGTGGCCGAGGCCGGATACTGTTATTGACATAGTGCGTCGGCCATGGCCGCCACCGTGGGAACAGGAGGAACGGAACGCCCCTCTGCCCTGAGGTCGCGCCAGAAAGACACGAGAGGGGGAATGTCGAGCCCCCACTCTTTGAAGGGAAGGTCGGAGAGGAAAAGATCGGAAACGGCTCCCTCCCACGCGATTTCCCCCCTGTGAAGGATGACCGCCCGGTCGCAGGAGAGAATTTCCTCGAGGCGGTGGGTGATGGAGACGATGGTCTTTCCCGAGGCATGGAGGTTGCTGAGAACACGGAGAAGCTCGGTCCGCCCGGCGGGATCGAGCATGGCCGTGGGCTCGTCGAGAACGAGGCACGGTGTGTCCATGGCGAGGGCACCGGCCACGGCGAGCCGCTGTTTTTCTCCTCCCGAGAGGGTGTAGGTCGGTTTTTTCCGCTTTTCAAGCAGTCCGGCCACGGTCAGGGCGGCCTCCACCCGCTGGACGATTTCCTCGGGGAGGACTCCCTGGTTTTCCGGTCCGAAGGCCGCGTCCTCCTCCACCACGGTGCCCACGATCTGGTTTTCCGGGTTCTGGAAGACCATGGCGACGGTGCTCCGGATAGGGAAGACGTTTTTCTCATCCCTGGTGGAAAGACCGTATACAAGACAATCGCCCTGCGAGGGTACCAGCAGGGCGTTCAGGTGCTTCGCAAGGGTGGATTTGCCTGATCCGTTGCTTCCGAGCAGTGCCACCCACTCCCCCTCATATATGGAAAGCGTCACGTTCCGCAGGGCGGGGCGGGCACGGCCGGAGCTGTCGGCCGCTCCTCCGGGATAGACGAAAGTCACATCCCGGAGTTCGCATACCGTTTTTCGGGGCATAATCAGTCGACCAGGGCTATGACCGCCATGGGGGAGCCGTCGCCGTGACGGTTCCCTGTCTTGATGATGCGGGTGTATCCGCCCGGCCGGCTGGCATACCGCTTTGCAAGGTCGTCGAAAAGTTTGATGGCGGCTTCCTTGTGGGCCATCTTGGACCGGACGATGCGCCGGTCGTGGATGGTGCCGCCCTTGGCCCGGGTGATGAGCCGCTCGGCGTACCGGCGGAGCTCCTTTGCCCGGGTGACGGTGGTGGTGATGCTCTCTTCAAGGAAAAGGCTGGCCGCCATATTGGACAGCATGGCCCTTCTGTGGCTGCCATACCGGCCGAGCGTCCGGCTATCCATACGATGTCTCATGGAAATTAATCCTCCTTAGTTGACTTTGTATCGCCCTTGTCGCCCGAGATGATGGCTCCGAGCTTTTCCATTTTCTCTTCGATCTCCCGGAGGGAAATCTTGCCGAGGTTGCGGATCTTCAGCAGGTCTTCCCTGGTTTTGCTCATGAGATCGCCTATGGTGTGGATTCCGCCCCTGAGAAGGCAGTTCTCGCTGCGGATGGAGAGTTCAAGGTCACGGACGGGCCGGGCGAGATAATCGTCCTCTTCGCCGGAGCGTTCCGCAGCCGCGTCGGCTCCGCCCTGGGAAGCGGGAGCGTCCTGTTCGGCCCTTTCCTCGGGGTGCTTCTTCTCCATGTCCTCCACGAAATTCGCGAAGTACCCCCGCAGGATCTTCGACGCTTCGCATACGGTGGACTCCGGCGTATGGACCCCGTTGGTCCAGACCTGGAGCACGAGCCGTTCGTAGTCGGTCCGCTGGCCCACCCGGGCGGCTTCCACATCGTAGTTCACCTTCAGGACAGGTGAAAAGATGGCGTCTACCATAAGGGCGTCCACGGGAAGATACGGGGGGCGGGGACGTTCCATGGAAGCGTACCCCACGCCCTGTTCCACGTAGATCTGCATGGAAAGCCTGGCGCCTTCCTCCATGGTGCAGATGGGAGCGTCGGGCCTGACGAACTCCACTTCGCTGTCGGGCTGGATGTCGGCGGCCGTCACGGTTCCCGCCCCCTCCACTTCCAGGTGGAGCACCCGTACTTCACTGCTGAAGGAGCGCACCGGAACATGCTTGAGGTTCAGCAGTATCTCGATGACATCTTCCCGGACTCCGGGGATGGTGCTGAACTCATGGAGCACGCCGTCAATGCGGACCGACGATATGGCCGCTCCCCTGATCGAGGAAAGGAGAACCCTGCGGAGCGAATTGCCAAGGGTAGCTCCATATCCACGCTCAAGGGGTTCGATATGAACCTTCGCGAAGGTGGGATTGCTTTCCTCGATTCGGATTTCAGGCCGCATATGTTCCAAGGTTTCCAACACCTTTCACGCCATTATCTGGCATAAAACTCGACGACGAGCTGTTCGGTCACAGGCGCATCAATCTGGTCACGCGCGGGAAGCGCGATGATCTTTCCTTCAATCTTCTCGGAATTGACCTCGAGCCACTGGGGCACGGTACGGGCGGCGGCAACTTCCGCGTTTTCCTTCAGGAGGGCCGTTTCGCGGCTCTTCTCTGCGGCGGCGACTACATCGCCTGCACTGACAAGGAAGCTGGGGATGTCCACCCTTTTGCCGTTCACGAGAAAGTGTCCGTGAAGAACAAGCTGCCTCGCCTGCTTTCTGCTGGTGGCGAAGCCGAGACGGTAGACCACGTTATCCAGCCTGCGCTCGAGAAGCTGCAGGAAGTTGTGGCCGGTCTGACCGGACATCTTGTTCGCGATCTCGTAAATTCTGTGAAACTGCGCTTCGTTCATGCCGTAGAACCGGCGGAGCTTCTGCTTCTCCCGGAGACGGATCCCGTATTCGCTGATCTTTGTCCGGGGGCGTCCCTTTTTCATCCTCGTGTTGGCTCCGGCCTCGCTTTTCGTGATGGCGCACTTCGCGGAATAGCAACGGTCGCCCTTCAGGAAGAGCTTGGTTCCCTCAGCCTTGCACTGACGGCACGAAGGCCCTATATATCTGCTCATAAGAAATACATTCCCTCCTTGACTGACCTTTTCCTACACTCTGCGCCGCTTCGGAGGACGGCAGCCGTTGTGAGGAATGGGGGTGGTGTCCTTTATCATGTTCACCTGGAGCCCTGCCGCCTGGAGCGACCTGATGGCGGACTCGCGGCCGGGGCCGGGGCCCTTGACGACCACGTCGATCTCCTGGACTCCGTGCTCCTGAACAGCTTTGGCGACCTGGGTCGCGGCGATCTGGGCAGCGAAGGGGGTGGACTTTCTCGTTCCCTTGAAGCCCACGTTTCCGCCGGAAGCCCATGCGAGAATGTTGCCGCCCTTGTCGCTCACGCAGACGATGGTATTGTTGAACGTGGAATAGATGTGGGCGACACCATAGCTGATATTCTTTCTTTCCTTGCGTTTCCCTTTACGGACCGTACGCTTGGCCACTTAATCCAGCCTCCTTGTTTATCCTGGGTTCAGAAGGCTACTTCGTAGCCATCTTCTTGCCCGCGACAGTACGCCGGGGTCCCTTGCGGGTGCGGGCATTGGTCTTGGTCTTCTGTCCGCGGACGGGAAGACCGAGCTTGTGACGCTGGCCCCTGTAGCAGCCTATATCCATAAGCC is from Aminivibrio pyruvatiphilus and encodes:
- a CDS encoding flagellar basal body L-ring protein FlgH, which produces MKKIVLAAAAVLLLFGMVPGQATARSLWDDRSNWVADRRPTSVGDIVTVVVNERTRTKDQGKTDVSKSNNNSVADGVGIFDFIRAFGFSSKSNMKGDGSTERTHTAQTQITCLVTDILPNGNLIIEGTRDIATHEETLQLQVVGVIRPQDVDSYNQISSDKIANAEIGVRGKGALTRLQKPGILTQILQTIF
- the flgA gene encoding flagellar basal body P-ring formation chaperone FlgA, which gives rise to MNGKKKETRDALRSRLFFHLLAAAFLLAFAPAPVSAADLVLEMGTSAAVTSDPFLLSEAAHLTGDPELVRKAGSVTLPVPRNGILTRDALLAAMTGHGIGGIRLKLIMPPEVAVFLDESLSAVIKRLSGWEWQVEAEPLGPVPPGIPVAPPSVAPGTGSVTLKYDDGSGTERSLAVRLSWSRPAVVAARPVERGKVLDRDDVTVQAVRVLRSTPLASSVEEVLGAVARRNLSAGEPVALNLLSSAPIIQRGDPVIISVRKAGFRIEVRGEALDAGCLGDTIRVRNLQSRKVIQAVATAPGRVEVQTE
- the flgG gene encoding flagellar basal-body rod protein FlgG translates to MLRSLWTSASGMIAQQTNLDVTTNNLANVNTAGFKRKRADFADLLYQINREPGAPVEPASMVPNGVQVGLGTRVVGTSRYMGQGNLQVTDQPLDVTIEGDGFFRVLLPNGEIAYTRAGNWNVDADGQVVNEDGLLLEPAIVIPEDATEIMISPEGLVTARIAGQEEAEEIGQIELTRFVNPGGLRAMGKNLFLESPASGAPIEGLPGADGLGQLHQGVLEMSNVQVVDEMVSLIIAQRAYEANSKGVQTADELLRIANGLKR
- a CDS encoding flagellar hook-basal body protein, which codes for MHRGLYAAASAMIVQETMHDVTANNLANVSSSGFRKRIPVNKSFPEVLMDRVEKPSEDGAIKLVSAPFQLGFKGKFLIGDLSLANVMSETYMSTEEGAIQVTDAPLDAAILGEGYFTVQDGAGSLFYTRSGHFQRSAEGQLVTHDGMAVLGEGGPVEFGDAAEVSIGGGGQIIADGEIIDVLQVVTFPNPTYLRQAGRTTLAATENSGAPAALEAEEIRIEAGALEMSNVNVVEEMVRMVEAQRAYEASSKTLMTHDELTGKLITSFGRTS
- a CDS encoding rod shape-determining protein, with the translated sequence MFGTDIGIDLGTATVLIYVKNKGIVLREPSVVAVDLDTGKILAVGYEAKNMVGRTPGSITSVRPLRDGVIADYTMTEAMLHHFMRRVQRGFSRFFRNRVMICVPSGATDVERRAVLEAAVEVGAKEAYLIEEPMAAAIGANLNVEEPRGKMVVDIGGGTTDIAVISLGGIVVSKSLRIGGDRFDEGIMRYLRKQYSLAIGEQTAENLKIMIGTCLQEEEETVMVLKGRDLVQGLPRQIEVSSASVSMAIGEMVQALIDGVRNVLELTPPELSADIIDRGIVLTGGGSLLRGLPDLITRHTGINCFTADDPMECVALGTGKALAEIDKLQALGRSGILVNKRKGRRRKF
- the truA gene encoding tRNA pseudouridine(38-40) synthase TruA, which translates into the protein MRYAARVGYMGTAYSGWQRQAMGTGVQEKIEESLAALEGKPVTVTAAGRTDAGVHACGQVISFELEKEWRPDKLVLAVNFRLPPDIAVLEAARVLPGFDARRHALWREYRFFIWHGNALPPFLHGRVWWNRFRWDFEEVRRACALFEGDHDFRAFCKTAECPERTVRTIHTASVTRKGRLAVFTVRGNAFLTNMVRIMAGNLNAVGRGKKSVEWLKGLLGGQARENSAMTAPAEGLYLWKVSYGEGTPFGPYRVE
- a CDS encoding energy-coupling factor transporter transmembrane component T family protein, producing the protein MKFFNHLTFGQYVPSESPVHRLDPRCKIIAVLVLLTGIFLAKHPAVFSVWGVLLACLTAGARLPFRLVLRSAKPVLILVLFTASIHIFFTSGTPLVSLGIVTISREGLILAAYMGLRLLFLVLFASFLTLTTRPMELADGLERLFSPFARFGFPAHELAMMMTIALRFIPTLLDETDRIMKAQLARGASFDRGGLWKRLKAFLPVLIPLFVIVFQRAEDLAVAMEARCYRGGTGRTRMSPLAWKAADTAALLLVPAVVILLVTIDRSLA
- a CDS encoding ATP-binding cassette domain-containing protein — its product is MSITVSGLGHTYHPGTPLETRALRDISFEFPAGTWFSVVGHTGSGKSTLAQHLNGILLPMEGKIFIDGLEVKEKSPSLREIRRKVGLVFQYPEQQLFAETVSDELAFAPRNWGVPEEDIPGRVSAAAAQVGLDEGCLGRSPFHLSGGEKRKAAIASVLSSRPDYLVLDEPTAGLDSFSRKELTRLLSGLRNEGMGILLVTHDLDIALQMSDRILVLDGGRRIVCDTPAAVLDHLRTHPVPGLQLPEIAALSAALRERGKNVPLTWNWKEIKSALFGSQK
- a CDS encoding ATP-binding cassette domain-containing protein, which produces MPRKTVCELRDVTFVYPGGAADSSGRARPALRNVTLSIYEGEWVALLGSNGSGKSTLAKHLNALLVPSQGDCLVYGLSTRDEKNVFPIRSTVAMVFQNPENQIVGTVVEEDAAFGPENQGVLPEEIVQRVEAALTVAGLLEKRKKPTYTLSGGEKQRLAVAGALAMDTPCLVLDEPTAMLDPAGRTELLRVLSNLHASGKTIVSITHRLEEILSCDRAVILHRGEIAWEGAVSDLFLSDLPFKEWGLDIPPLVSFWRDLRAEGRSVPPVPTVAAMADALCQ
- the rplQ gene encoding 50S ribosomal protein L17: MRHRMDSRTLGRYGSHRRAMLSNMAASLFLEESITTTVTRAKELRRYAERLITRAKGGTIHDRRIVRSKMAHKEAAIKLFDDLAKRYASRPGGYTRIIKTGNRHGDGSPMAVIALVD
- a CDS encoding DNA-directed RNA polymerase subunit alpha; this encodes MRPEIRIEESNPTFAKVHIEPLERGYGATLGNSLRRVLLSSIRGAAISSVRIDGVLHEFSTIPGVREDVIEILLNLKHVPVRSFSSEVRVLHLEVEGAGTVTAADIQPDSEVEFVRPDAPICTMEEGARLSMQIYVEQGVGYASMERPRPPYLPVDALMVDAIFSPVLKVNYDVEAARVGQRTDYERLVLQVWTNGVHTPESTVCEASKILRGYFANFVEDMEKKHPEERAEQDAPASQGGADAAAERSGEEDDYLARPVRDLELSIRSENCLLRGGIHTIGDLMSKTREDLLKIRNLGKISLREIEEKMEKLGAIISGDKGDTKSTKED
- the rpsD gene encoding 30S ribosomal protein S4, which translates into the protein MSRYIGPSCRQCKAEGTKLFLKGDRCYSAKCAITKSEAGANTRMKKGRPRTKISEYGIRLREKQKLRRFYGMNEAQFHRIYEIANKMSGQTGHNFLQLLERRLDNVVYRLGFATSRKQARQLVLHGHFLVNGKRVDIPSFLVSAGDVVAAAEKSRETALLKENAEVAAARTVPQWLEVNSEKIEGKIIALPARDQIDAPVTEQLVVEFYAR
- the rpsK gene encoding 30S ribosomal protein S11 encodes the protein MAKRTVRKGKRKERKNISYGVAHIYSTFNNTIVCVSDKGGNILAWASGGNVGFKGTRKSTPFAAQIAATQVAKAVQEHGVQEIDVVVKGPGPGRESAIRSLQAAGLQVNMIKDTTPIPHNGCRPPKRRRV